One stretch of Arachis hypogaea cultivar Tifrunner chromosome 20, arahy.Tifrunner.gnm2.J5K5, whole genome shotgun sequence DNA includes these proteins:
- the LOC112784064 gene encoding uncharacterized protein, whose product MGFIMEFARHLVLKMMEDPEERDKKFREHVYAVKDRCAKTKEMWSLPMRPYGFWTFERHNSQLAWDAQISQVEGRRDPYDDALQQFSGK is encoded by the exons ATGGGATTCATAATGGAATTCGCGAGGCACCTGGTACTAAAGATGATGGAGGATCCAGAGGAAAGGGATAAGAAGTTCAGGGAGCATGTCTATGCTGTGAAGGACAGGTGCGCCAAGACCAAGGAGATGTGGAGTCTCCCAATGAGGCCTTATGGCTTTTGGACCTTCGAGCGCCACAACTCTCAGCTTGCTTGGGATGCCCAGATCAGCCAGGTCGAAGGCCGCCGCGACCCCTACGACGATGCCCTCCAACAATTCTCAG GGAAATGA